In a genomic window of Lasioglossum baleicum unplaced genomic scaffold, iyLasBale1 scaffold0155, whole genome shotgun sequence:
- the LOC143220071 gene encoding uncharacterized protein LOC143220071, with protein sequence MTGGATTAQLDRLTEHWNQYRATHAKLLELAGPKREHEYFKTKRMDEMEELYYEIRGEFQEHLNVLVGTYSRVKADDTFETSVIHDQMTDVSAETSAELQRVLLGVMGPLASLKALGRSTETWDDIIVFLIASKLDTQTRKEWESSLEAIESAARARAASIAPALKDNKSRSHPKPHADKQYTTRTFHVAKKSVKGSGICYNCLGNHLLDSCPSKNRCKECNGKHHSILHLNRNAWPANNNHALNRSLTSNEGSKDPAAPETSNSGSGAVAHMAKSHSALCQRLRLDRIACRIPITGLCNSSLTTCKSKTVFTIKPHFTSTFSCRVSAYVVGKVSGYTPVVSANDCDWKHLNDLELADPRFHETGSIDMLLGADVHAEVVEGRVIKGEGHEPIATQSSLGWLISGQTGCNSDTQRVGPTVLHCTIDEDVNELLQRFWLQEELPPVQLETPDQQTCEQHFLETHSRMSDGRYTVRLPLCISEPPSFHDTHRSAQKMLDNMERRFNRDSVFKQAYCEFMQDYIATAHMSVIATSHLDLHNCCFLPHHGVLKESSSTTKLRTVFNGSMKTRAGVSLNDCLHVGANLLPDLSHLVISWRKYKYAFVADIKQMFRQILLAEEDRLYQLILWRFNSSDPIQIYKLNTVTYGLASSPFLANRVIKQLAFDEKEHFPLGASVLQKEIYMDDVLSGGHSLETAGLKQKQVLELCKVGGFPLRKWLSNEQSLLEWLPRDSIAVETEILLQDNFSYGVLGLQWLPQRDLFQYKTDMGVCPTTWTKRLVLSKVAKLFDPLGLLAPVTITAKIFLQKLWLLKLQWDDPLPAVEATDWKDWYEELPSLSQIDIPRWIGYVQTPVSMQLHGFADASKLAYGAVLYLRTETQSSISTQLIQAKSKVAPIKTLSIPRLELSAAHLLAKLVHNVLPLFDDRGIDIYLWTDSLDVLHWLKEHPSKWPTFVANRCADIHNLVPKASWKHVRSESNPADPVSRGIKPSELRSLRLWWGGPTWLSENQNSWPLSLFSLSNTIRGETIVEGVSCHTAVTAKTLAGRGTNIENRAFWYLLNERCSNLQKLLRITAYMLRLVTRFKEIMISKNWHATSSLFLQNWFHSDRPTPNKELSVWEIDRARLVWVHIVQRTYLAKELQLLTRSQTVKKGSQLESLNPIMREGLIRVGGRLKHSLLSLDQKHPLILPAEGKFVDLLIQDTHIRTLHGGTQLTLATLRNKYWLIKGRQRVKSAIHRCHTCIRYRATPSYQQMASLPLTRVRPARPFSVAGVDYAGPFYMRAAAGRGRTAYKGYICLFICLTTRAVHLEAVSDYTTEGFLAAFRRFCARRGHCSTLISDQGTNFVGAASELNRLFQKSSQQANQLSKALAEQGTTWKFNPPAAPHFGGIWEAAVKSTKYHLRRVIGEARLTFEEFYTLLTQIEACLNSRPLLAMSDDPSDINSLTPAHFLIMSSSYIVPEPDCLVDKIPLLKRWRIVQQMLQGYWQRWSQEYLQSLQQRTKWKLPSRPMTTGDLVLIRNEISSPSQWPLARITALHKGDDGLPRVATLRTASTILKRPITKLIPLRCREELEVTSSSLT encoded by the exons ATGACCGGAGGAGCAACCACGGCTCAATTAGACAGACTGACTGAACACTGGAATCAATACAGAGCAACCCATGCTAAACTGTTAGAACTGGCAGGTCCAAAAAGGGAACACGAGTACTTTAAAACTAAAAGAATGGATGAGATGGAAGAATTGTATTATGAGATACGTGGAGAGTTTCAAGAACACTTGAATGTCCTAGTTGGCACATACTCACGCGTCAAGGCTGACGACACATTTGAAACTTCTGTGATTCATGATCAGA TGACAGATGTTTCTGCGGAAACCTCTGCCGAACTCCAGAGAGTTCTGCTGGGAGTTATGGGACCCTTGGCTTCATTAAAGGCGCTTGGTCGCTCAACGGAGACTTGGGATGATATTATTGTTTTCTTGATTGCTAGTAAACTAGATACACAGACTAGAAAGGAGTGGGAGTCGTCACTAG AAGCTATTGAAAGTGCAGCCAGGGCGAGAGCCGCGTCGATCGCCCCTGCCTTGAAAGATAACAAGTCACGTAGTCATCCTAAACCACATGCTGACAAACAGTATACGACCAGGACCTTTCATGTAGCCAAGAAGTCAGTAAAGGGATCAG GGATTTGTTATAATTGCTTGGGGAACCACTTGTTGGATTCTTGTCCTTCGAAAAATCGCTGTAAAGAATGCAACGGTAAGCATCACAGTATCTTGCATCTTAATCGAAACGCATGGCCAGCCAATAATAATCATGCATTAAATCGGAGTCTCACGTCAAATGAAGGATCCAAGGATCCGGCTGCTCCAGAAACCTCGAATTCTGGATCTGGTGCAGTGGCACACATGGCCAAAAGCCATTCCG CTCTATGTCAGAGATTGCGGTTAGATAGAATCGCTTGTAGAATACCTATAACTGGACTGTGTAATAGTTCTTTAACTACTTGTAAAAGCAAGACTGTCTTCACCATCAAGCCTCATTTTACGTCTACTTTCAGCTGTCGAGTCAGCGCCTACGTAGTAGGAAAGGTCAGCGGTTACACCCCTGTTGTCTCGGCAAATGACTGCGATTGGAaacatttaaatgatttggAATTAGCCGATCCGCGCTTCCATGAGACCGGGTCCATAGACATGTTACTGGGGGCGGACGTGCACGCAGAGGTGGTGGAAGGTCGGGTAATTAAAGGCGAAGGCCATGAACCTATTGCTACACAGTCGAGTCTGGGTTGGTTGATATCGGGGCAAACAGGTTGCAACAGTGATACTCAGCGAGTCGGACCAACTGTGCTACACTGCACAATAGACGAGGATGTCAATGAACTATTGCAAAGGTTCTGGTTGCAAGAGGAGCTTCCTCCTGTGCAACTTGAAACTCCCGATCAGCAGACATGCGAGCAGCATTTTCTTGAGACACACTCAAGGATGTCCGATGGGCGGTATACTGTAAGACTGCCCCTTTGCATTAGTGAACCTCCTTCTTTCCACGATACTCACAGATCAGCTCAGAAAATGCTTGATAACATGGAAAGACGCTTTAATAGAGATTCTGTTTTCAAACAGGCTTATTGTGAGTTCATGCAAGACTATATTGCGACTGCGCATATGTCAGTAATAGCCACTTCCCACTTGGATTTGCATAATTGTTGCTTCTTGCCTCATCATGGGGTACTCAAAGAAAGTAGTTCAACTACTAAATTACGGACAGTTTTCAACGGCTCCATGAAGACGAGAGCTGGGGTTAGTTTGAATGATTGTCTTCATGTAGGGGCTAACTTGCTGCCCGACTTATCTCACCTTGTCATTAGTTGGCGTAAATACAAATACGCATTCGTCGCAGACATTAAACAAATGTTTAGACAAATACTCCTAGCTGAGGAAGACAGGTTATATCAGTTGATATTGTGGAGATTCAATTCCTCAGACCCGATTCAAATTTACAAATTGAATACGGTCACTTATGGATTAGCATCTAGCCCATTTCTTGCAAATAGGGTTATCAAACAGTTAGCATTCGATGAAAAGGAACATTTTCCTTTAGGCGCTAGTGTCTTACAGAAGGAAATCTACATGGATGATGTCCTGTCGGGAGGTCATTCTTTAGAGACGGCTGGATTGAAACAAAAACAAGTATTAGAATTGTGCAAGGTGGGCGGCTTCCCACTACGGAAATGGCTCTCGAATGAACAATCATTATTAGAGTGGCTGCCCAGGGATTCCATAGCTGTGGAGACTGAGATTTTGCTGCAGGACAACTTTTCCTACGGGGTGCTTGGTCTTCAATGGCTGCCTCAAAGAGACCTCTTCCAATACAAAACCGACATGGGGGTTTGCCCAACCACTTGGACGAAAAGGCTAGTTTTATCAAAAGTGGCAAAATTATTTGATCCACTTGGATTGTTAGCTCCGGTAACCATAACAGCAAAAATCTTCTTGCAGAAGTTATGGCTCTTGAAACTACAATGGGACGATCCATTGCCTGCTGTAGAAGCAACAGATTGGAAGGATTGGTATGAGGAATTGCCCTCGTTGTCTCAAATCGACATCCCCCGTTGGATAGGTTACGTACAAACCCCTGTTTCAATGCAATTACACGGGTTTGCCGACGCATCGAAGTTAGCATATGGAGCAGTATTGTACTTGCGAACCGAAACACAATCGTCGATATCCACACAATTGATTCAGGCCAAATCTAAAGTTGCTCCTATTAAGACACTAAGCATACCGAGACTGGAGCTCTCCGCAGCTCACTTACTTGCAAAATTAGTACACAATGTACTACCCCTATTCGATGATAGAGGAATTGACATATACCTTTGGACTGACTCCTTGGACGTGTTACATTGGCTCAAGGAGCACCCATCCAAATGGCCTACATTTGTCGCCAATCGCTGCGCTGACATTCATAATTTGGTACCGAAGGCATCGTGGAAGCATGTCAGGTCAGAAAGTAATCCTGCAGATCCAGTGTCCAGGGGTATAAAGCCTTCAGAATTGCGTTCTCTTCGGCTTTGGTGGGGAGGACCTACATGGCTATCGGAAAATCAAAATTcttggcctctctctctcttttctctctctaacACTATTAGAGGTGAAACTATAGTTGAAGGCGTCTCTTGCCATACGGCGGTAACTGCTAAGACCTTAGCAGGAAGAGGAACGAACATAGAGAACCGGGCATTTTGGTACTTGTTAAATGAAAGGTGTTCGAACCTCCAAAAACTTTTGCGAATCACAGCATATATGCTACGTCTCGTCACAAGATTCAAGGAGATAATGATCTCAAAAAATTGGCATGCAACGTCTTCACTCTTCTTGCAGAATTGGTTCCATAGCGACAGACCTACTCCCAATAAGGAATTGTCGGTTTGGGAAATTGATAGAGCTCGTTTAGTATGGGTACACATTGTCCAAAGGACATATCTTGCTAAAGAACTGCAGTTGCTGACAAGAAGTCAGACTGTAAAAAAGGGTAGTCAATTAGAATCACTTAATCCAATTATGAGAGAGGGATTGATTAGAGTCGGTGGACGTTTAAAGCACTCGTTACTGAGTTTGGATCAAAAACATCCGCTTATCTTGCCCGCTGAGGGAAAATTTGTAGATCTCTTGATACAAGATACTCACATTCGAACCCTACATGGCGGTACCCAGTTAACGTTGGCCACGTTGCGTAATAAATATTGGTTGATTAAGGGTCGTCAAAGGGTGAAGTCGGCAATTCACAGGTGCCACACTTGCATTCGTTATAGGGCAACACCAAGTTACCAACAAATGGCAAGTCTGCCTTTGACGCGAGTACGTCCAGCTAGGCCATTCAGTGTGGCAGGAGTGGACTACGCGGGTCCATTCTATATGCGAGCGGCAGCAGGGCGCGGGCGTACAGCCTACAAGGGCTACATTTGTTTGTTCATATGCTTAACAACAAGAGCGGTTCATTTGGAAGCGGTCTCTGATTATACCACAGAAGGCTTCTTAGCTGCCTTTAGAAGATTCTGTGCTCGTCGGGGTCACTGCAGTACACTTATTAGCGACCAGGGTACGAACTTTGTAGGAGCCGCCTCCGAGCTTAATCGGCTCTTTCAAAAATCAAGTCAGCAAGCTAACCAACTGTCGAAAGCTCTAGCTGAGCAGGGTACTACCTGGAAATTCAACCCCCCGGCAGCCCCTCACTTTGGAGGGATTTGGGAGGCAGCTGTCAAGTCAACGAAATATCACCTACGTCGGGTCATTGGCGAGGCGAGGTTGACGTTCGAAGAATTTTATACACTGTTAACCCAAATTGAGGCTTGCCTCAACTCTCGACCTCTCCTGGCTATGTCCGATGATCCGTCCGACATAAACTCACTCACGCCTGCACATTTCTTAATTATGTCCTCATCTTACATTGTTCCGGAGCCCGATTGTCTCGTAGATAAAATTCCGCTGCTCAAACGTTGGCGAATTGTACAACAGATGCTGCAAGGCTATTGGCAACGCTGGTCACAGGAATATCTGCAGTCCTTGCAACAACGAACCAAATGGAAGTTGCCCAGCCGACCAATGACTACGGGAGATCTGGTTCTCATCCGGAATGAAATTTCATCACCTTCTCAATGGCCGTTAGCCAGAATCACTGCGCTACATAAGGGTGATGATGGATTACCCAGGGTAGCTACGCTACGAACCGCGTCGACAATATTGAAGAGACCAATAACAAAATTGATCCCCTTGAGGTGTAGGGAAGAACTAGAAG TAACATCCAGTAGTCTAACATAG